One Funiculus sociatus GB2-C1 DNA segment encodes these proteins:
- a CDS encoding DUF790 family protein gives MLPTDLLIHRQNGETIVPKRLNIDAKNLAVANELIICFQEALGNTQGELDRQLSELEGDSPDYRLKRGLAHILKSSLSTFEVVSPLEPPELRERVFALSAQSIPSPQASGATLNILADKLSQELEREVLPSQIQAGLYADLAENRILTQFDGITPEDLLHRYNLSQVQGVFYRASQITLNAHRNVPGEYKLLFRYLKLFQLMAYIEGDADHGFTITVDGPTSLFKPSTRYGLAIAKLLPALLHVTKWSLSAILQNRDTYTGTWKTGRFTLNSDCGLVSHYPPGKPYDSMLEASFADRWDSLKSDWVLEREVDLIPIPGSVMIPDFRLVHPDGRTFLLEIVGYWRPEYLQKKFSQVRRAECDNLILAISERLNLEKAGVNLKDVPARIIWFKDKLIPKAVLAALD, from the coding sequence ATGCTACCAACTGACCTTTTAATCCACCGACAAAATGGCGAAACGATAGTCCCAAAACGCCTAAATATTGATGCCAAAAATTTAGCCGTTGCCAATGAGTTGATTATTTGCTTCCAAGAGGCATTAGGCAACACTCAAGGAGAACTAGACCGTCAATTATCAGAATTAGAAGGTGATAGTCCAGATTATCGCTTAAAGCGAGGATTAGCTCATATTCTCAAAAGCAGCTTGTCTACTTTTGAAGTAGTTAGTCCTCTGGAACCGCCAGAATTACGAGAGCGAGTTTTTGCCCTTTCTGCACAATCAATTCCGAGTCCGCAAGCTTCTGGTGCAACACTTAATATATTAGCTGACAAACTCAGTCAGGAACTAGAAAGAGAAGTTTTACCAAGTCAAATTCAGGCTGGACTTTACGCAGATTTAGCTGAGAATCGCATCTTAACTCAGTTTGATGGGATTACCCCAGAAGATTTGCTACACCGCTACAATTTATCTCAAGTACAAGGCGTTTTCTATCGCGCTAGTCAAATTACTTTGAATGCTCACCGCAACGTCCCAGGAGAGTATAAACTGTTATTTCGCTATCTAAAACTGTTTCAATTGATGGCGTATATTGAGGGCGATGCGGATCATGGGTTTACGATTACAGTTGATGGCCCGACGAGTTTATTTAAGCCTAGTACAAGGTATGGGTTAGCGATCGCTAAACTCCTCCCCGCTTTACTCCACGTTACAAAATGGAGTCTATCCGCCATCCTCCAAAACCGCGACACCTACACCGGAACCTGGAAAACGGGACGCTTTACCCTCAATTCTGACTGTGGCTTAGTTTCCCACTATCCCCCTGGTAAGCCTTACGATAGTATGCTGGAAGCATCTTTTGCTGACCGCTGGGACTCGTTGAAATCAGATTGGGTATTAGAACGAGAAGTAGACCTGATTCCAATTCCTGGTAGTGTGATGATTCCCGACTTTCGCTTAGTACATCCTGATGGTCGCACCTTCTTACTAGAAATTGTCGGCTACTGGCGACCGGAATATTTGCAAAAGAAATTTTCTCAGGTACGTCGTGCTGAATGCGACAACTTAATTTTAGCGATTTCGGAACGGCTGAATCTAGAAAAAGCAGGGGTAAACTTGAAGGATGTGCCAGCAAGAATTATTTGGTTTAAAGATAAATTAATACCCAAGGCGGTATTAGCTGCGCTTGATTAA
- a CDS encoding DEAD/DEAH box helicase family protein, whose product MARTPTLSFDRGTLILHPPPRGKSWVEYATWDDRVEKFRIQAIYYRQLVEVLQAEGTNFIDEAKGFESLSLVASMEMEPYPHQREALLAWKQAGRQGVVVLPTAAGKTYLAQMAIQSTPRSTLIVVPTLDLMHQWYAHLTAAFPDAEVGLLGGGSRDKTPILVATYDSAAIHAETLGNRYALLVFDECHHLPTDFSRVIAEYAIAPYRLGLSATPERSDGKHTDLNMLIGAEVYRKTAEELAGAALANHEVVQIKVKLSQLERDRYNELIQLRNNFLRESNISLGSIQGWQQFVMVSARSQAGRRAMLAHREAKDIALGTDGKLRILSNILAQHYPERTLIFTTDNATVYRISHEFLIPAITHQTPIKERHEILTKFREGEYKNLIASHVLNEGVDVPAASVAIILSGTGSQREFIQRLGRVLRKGNDANKRAMLYEVVAEDTSEEGTSNRRRGEKRNEPRQPKVKRSEGREGGERKGQLEIFYGANSSVTKKAAESSAKWVDDDENLPDS is encoded by the coding sequence ATGGCTCGTACCCCTACATTATCTTTTGATCGAGGAACTTTAATTTTGCATCCACCGCCAAGGGGGAAATCTTGGGTAGAATACGCTACTTGGGATGACAGAGTGGAAAAGTTCCGCATCCAGGCGATATATTATCGCCAATTGGTGGAAGTGCTGCAAGCGGAAGGGACTAATTTTATCGATGAGGCGAAGGGTTTTGAGTCTCTCTCCCTGGTGGCGAGTATGGAGATGGAACCTTATCCGCATCAGAGGGAGGCTCTGTTGGCTTGGAAGCAAGCCGGTAGGCAAGGGGTTGTGGTGTTGCCAACGGCGGCGGGAAAGACTTATCTAGCGCAAATGGCGATACAATCGACACCGCGCAGTACGTTGATTGTGGTGCCGACTCTGGATTTGATGCACCAGTGGTATGCTCACTTAACGGCGGCTTTTCCGGATGCGGAGGTGGGGTTGTTGGGTGGCGGTTCGCGAGATAAAACGCCGATACTGGTTGCTACTTACGACAGTGCGGCTATTCACGCGGAGACTTTGGGAAACAGGTATGCTTTGTTAGTGTTTGATGAGTGTCACCACTTACCTACAGATTTTAGTCGGGTAATTGCTGAGTATGCGATCGCGCCTTATCGTCTCGGACTCAGCGCTACTCCTGAGCGTTCTGATGGCAAGCACACTGATCTTAATATGTTAATCGGTGCGGAAGTTTATCGCAAAACTGCTGAGGAATTAGCAGGTGCGGCTTTAGCCAATCATGAAGTGGTGCAGATTAAGGTAAAGTTGTCGCAACTAGAACGCGATCGCTACAACGAGCTGATTCAACTACGCAACAATTTTTTGCGAGAATCAAATATTTCTTTAGGCAGTATTCAAGGGTGGCAGCAGTTTGTCATGGTAAGTGCGCGATCGCAAGCTGGACGACGTGCCATGTTAGCTCACCGCGAAGCTAAAGATATTGCTCTTGGTACTGATGGTAAACTGCGAATATTATCTAATATTTTAGCCCAACATTATCCGGAACGCACGTTGATTTTTACTACCGATAATGCTACAGTTTACCGCATTTCTCACGAGTTTTTAATTCCAGCAATTACCCATCAAACGCCTATCAAAGAACGGCACGAGATATTAACTAAATTTCGGGAGGGAGAATACAAAAATTTGATTGCTTCTCACGTTCTGAATGAAGGGGTTGATGTTCCTGCTGCAAGTGTAGCAATAATATTATCTGGTACGGGTTCGCAGCGCGAGTTTATTCAGCGATTAGGGCGAGTTTTGCGTAAGGGAAATGATGCTAATAAACGCGCTATGCTTTATGAGGTTGTGGCGGAAGATACGAGTGAAGAAGGTACTTCTAATAGGAGAAGGGGAGAGAAGAGGAATGAACCGCGTCAGCCGAAGGTGAAGCGAAGCGAAGGACGCGAAGGAGGAGAGAGGAAAGGGCAGTTGGAGATTTTTTATGGGGCAAATTCTAGTGTTACGAAGAAAGCAGCGGAATCATCAGCAAAGTGGGTAGATGATGATGAAAATCTTCCTGATTCTTAG
- a CDS encoding hybrid sensor histidine kinase/response regulator, whose amino-acid sequence MWRVTHPRLRRYGVAVISTGMALQLTLLLKPLIAPTILPLFYAAVTVSAWYGGMKPGLLATILSTLVINYFFVAPVYSLAIASLNDILRLGVFVLVTLLISTLNSELCTAKQRLETSMLKLQASEEQYRRIVDTAYEGIWTTNAEFKTEYVNQRMAHLLGYSVEEMLGHSIFDFMDDEAQIEAQARIKRRKQPNKDQFDFRYRRKDGSTLWTIVSTSQILDERGQFMGAIAMITDITLRKQAEEERIQLLNKEQAAKEQITNTLESISDAFVALDSEWRYTYVNTHAEHFFQKPREELIGKIVWEVFPPLPNSQFYIHAHHALSEQVTVEYEEFNQRFQKWILARIYPSKYGLAVYFRDITLRKQTQQSLQDSEEQISLIIDSVPIYISYVDSEQRYRFNNRAYEEWFGYSRTQITGKHLKEVMGESIYQSVEKFIEAVLSGQKVSYESAFTRSNGEQRYVQGTYVPHFGEGGEVKGFFVLVNDITERKQAEEALRQSEERYRAFVEQSSEGIWRFELEQPIYIESPEDEQIEQLYQYGYLGECNNVMAQMYGYDSAEEIVGARLGNFLVREDINNIEYLQAFIRSGYRLHQAESYEIDKQGNFKYFVNNLVGIVENGLLVRAWGTQNDITLDKQAEATLIESEKRFKIAAQCATDVIYEWDIKSDRMEWFGKIDEHLGYEPGEFPRTLQAWENMLHPDDRDRVIAAVDQHLQTGEPFFQEYRVQRKDGTYLYWTDSATAIKNENGKPIKWIGVNTNITERKRAEKQILRYANRLQVLAEASRTFAEAILDYQTALDTICQRTVELVGDTCTIRLVSDDGQWLNTVAVYHPNPEAIAFVRELSAAAPQRIDEGLTARVFETGESLLIPVVSQEQLRASIKAEYLPCLERFSVYSLLVAPLRVRGRIIGTIALSRDKSDNSYTINDQVFLQDLADRAALAIDNARLYNESVQANRMKDEFLATLSHELRTPLNAMLGWTQLLRNRQFDPTTTAKALETIDRNTRSLSQLIEDVLDVSRIITGKLRLNVYPVELLPVIEAAIDIVLPAANAKEIYIESILDRSVVSVLGDSTRLQQIVWNLLSNAVKFTPSKGRVTIKLSVVREQLSSRQIETLSTDNYAQIQISDTGAGISPDFLPYVFERFRQADGTTTRSHGGLGLGLAIVRHLVELQGGTVHAESLGEGQGATFTVRLPLIDKGQATRDKGLGTQKDSHPTPIPDPQSPIPLNGLRVLIVDDEADARDLLSTMLAEYGAEVTAVPSVSVALETLQRLKPDVLVSDIGMPEENGYSLIRKIRALDTASKNIPAVALTAYARAEDRTQALLSGFQLHVPKPVDPAELAAVIANLAGRTGQV is encoded by the coding sequence ATGTGGAGAGTAACGCATCCCCGACTGCGGCGCTACGGTGTTGCTGTAATTAGTACAGGTATGGCGCTACAACTGACATTACTGCTAAAGCCACTAATCGCGCCTACCATTTTGCCACTGTTTTATGCCGCCGTGACGGTTAGTGCTTGGTATGGCGGGATGAAACCGGGGTTGCTGGCTACAATTTTGTCTACTTTAGTCATCAACTACTTCTTTGTAGCTCCAGTTTACTCGCTGGCGATCGCTAGTTTGAACGATATCTTGCGGCTAGGCGTGTTCGTGCTGGTAACGCTACTGATTAGCACACTCAACTCGGAACTTTGCACTGCTAAACAGCGGCTGGAGACGAGTATGCTAAAACTGCAAGCCAGTGAAGAGCAATATCGTCGCATTGTCGATACCGCTTACGAAGGTATTTGGACAACTAATGCTGAGTTTAAAACCGAGTATGTCAACCAGCGGATGGCGCACCTTCTTGGCTACAGCGTAGAGGAAATGCTGGGACACTCGATTTTTGACTTTATGGATGACGAAGCTCAAATCGAAGCTCAAGCGAGGATTAAGCGACGCAAGCAGCCAAATAAAGATCAGTTTGACTTTCGTTACCGTCGCAAAGATGGTTCAACGCTTTGGACGATTGTCTCCACTAGCCAAATTTTAGACGAACGCGGTCAATTTATGGGCGCGATCGCTATGATTACCGATATTACCCTCCGCAAGCAAGCTGAAGAAGAACGCATTCAACTACTCAATAAAGAACAAGCGGCTAAAGAACAAATTACTAACACTTTAGAAAGCATTTCCGATGCTTTTGTTGCCTTAGACAGCGAATGGCGGTACACCTACGTAAACACTCACGCAGAGCATTTTTTCCAGAAACCCCGCGAAGAGTTAATCGGCAAAATCGTGTGGGAAGTATTTCCCCCACTCCCTAACTCGCAATTTTATATTCATGCTCATCATGCACTCTCCGAGCAGGTAACTGTCGAGTATGAAGAGTTTAATCAGCGCTTTCAAAAATGGATATTAGCCCGCATTTATCCATCCAAATATGGTTTAGCTGTTTACTTTCGTGACATCACTCTCCGCAAGCAAACTCAACAGTCCCTACAGGATAGTGAAGAACAAATTAGTCTGATAATAGACTCGGTGCCGATATACATTTCTTACGTTGATTCAGAACAGCGTTATCGCTTTAATAATCGGGCATACGAAGAATGGTTTGGATATTCGCGCACCCAAATTACCGGAAAGCACCTGAAGGAAGTTATGGGTGAGTCGATTTATCAGTCAGTTGAAAAGTTTATAGAAGCGGTATTGTCTGGACAAAAAGTAAGTTATGAAAGCGCCTTTACACGCAGCAATGGAGAGCAGCGTTATGTTCAGGGTACTTACGTTCCCCATTTTGGAGAAGGGGGAGAAGTTAAAGGATTTTTTGTTCTCGTCAATGACATTACTGAACGCAAGCAAGCAGAAGAAGCATTACGGCAAAGCGAGGAACGCTACCGAGCTTTTGTAGAACAAAGTTCAGAAGGAATTTGGCGGTTTGAACTTGAGCAGCCAATTTATATAGAGTCTCCAGAAGATGAGCAAATCGAGCAGCTTTATCAATATGGATACTTGGGGGAATGTAACAATGTTATGGCACAAATGTATGGCTATGACAGTGCCGAAGAAATTGTAGGAGCAAGACTAGGAAACTTTCTTGTTCGTGAAGATATAAATAATATTGAATATTTACAAGCATTTATTCGTTCTGGCTACCGACTACACCAAGCAGAATCTTATGAAATTGATAAGCAAGGTAATTTCAAATACTTTGTGAATAACTTGGTGGGAATTGTGGAAAATGGTCTATTAGTAAGAGCATGGGGAACTCAAAACGACATCACTCTGGACAAGCAAGCAGAAGCCACATTGATCGAGAGCGAAAAACGGTTTAAAATAGCGGCACAATGCGCTACAGATGTGATTTATGAATGGGATATCAAGAGCGATCGCATGGAGTGGTTCGGTAAAATAGACGAACACCTGGGATACGAACCGGGAGAGTTTCCCCGGACGCTACAAGCTTGGGAAAATATGCTGCATCCGGACGATCGCGATCGCGTCATAGCGGCGGTAGACCAACATCTGCAAACAGGCGAACCATTTTTCCAAGAATACCGCGTCCAGCGAAAAGATGGCACCTACCTGTATTGGACAGATAGCGCCACAGCTATCAAAAACGAAAATGGTAAACCGATAAAATGGATCGGCGTAAATACTAATATTACAGAACGCAAGCGGGCAGAAAAGCAAATCCTTCGCTATGCCAATCGCTTACAAGTTCTAGCCGAGGCTTCACGAACTTTTGCTGAAGCAATCCTAGATTATCAAACTGCCTTGGATACAATCTGTCAGCGCACAGTCGAGTTAGTTGGCGATACTTGCACTATTCGCCTAGTGTCGGACGATGGACAGTGGTTGAATACAGTTGCCGTTTATCACCCTAACCCAGAAGCGATCGCCTTTGTCCGCGAGTTGTCAGCTGCTGCACCCCAGCGCATCGATGAAGGATTAACGGCTCGCGTGTTTGAAACAGGAGAGTCGCTGCTCATCCCAGTTGTATCACAAGAGCAGCTACGCGCCTCAATCAAAGCAGAGTATTTACCGTGTTTGGAACGCTTTAGTGTATACAGCCTTCTGGTCGCACCACTGCGGGTGCGGGGTCGGATCATTGGCACAATCGCTCTTTCCCGCGACAAGAGCGACAACTCGTATACTATTAATGACCAGGTATTTCTGCAAGATTTGGCAGATCGAGCCGCCTTAGCAATTGACAACGCCCGCCTCTACAACGAGTCTGTGCAGGCGAACCGGATGAAAGACGAGTTCCTAGCCACACTGTCCCACGAACTGCGAACGCCGCTTAACGCCATGCTTGGTTGGACTCAGCTACTCCGTAACCGCCAGTTCGACCCCACTACCACCGCCAAAGCGCTAGAGACAATTGACCGGAACACGCGATCGCTTTCTCAACTCATCGAGGATGTTCTAGATGTCTCCCGCATCATTACAGGTAAACTGCGTCTGAATGTTTATCCAGTAGAACTTCTACCAGTTATTGAGGCAGCAATTGATATTGTCCTACCAGCAGCTAACGCCAAGGAAATTTACATTGAATCCATATTAGACCGCTCAGTGGTATCAGTCTTGGGAGATTCCACTCGTTTACAGCAAATTGTCTGGAACTTACTTTCTAACGCCGTCAAGTTCACACCCAGCAAAGGTCGGGTGACAATTAAACTGTCAGTAGTCAGGGAACAATTGTCAAGTCGTCAAATTGAAACGTTGTCAACAGACAACTATGCTCAAATTCAGATAAGCGACACAGGCGCGGGAATTAGTCCCGATTTTCTCCCCTACGTTTTTGAACGCTTCCGACAAGCTGATGGAACAACAACGCGATCGCATGGTGGACTCGGACTCGGTTTAGCCATTGTCCGCCATCTAGTAGAACTGCAAGGCGGCACAGTCCACGCCGAAAGCCTAGGAGAAGGACAAGGAGCAACATTTACAGTCCGGTTGCCACTCATCGATAAGGGACAGGCGACTAGGGACAAGGGACTAGGGACACAGAAAGATTCACACCCTACCCCCATTCCCGATCCCCAATCCCCCATCCCTCTAAATGGTTTGCGCGTGCTAATCGTAGATGATGAGGCAGATGCACGCGATTTACTCTCTACAATGCTTGCAGAGTATGGAGCCGAAGTCACCGCTGTTCCGTCTGTGAGCGTTGCACTTGAAACACTACAACGTTTAAAGCCTGATGTACTCGTCAGCGATATTGGGATGCCGGAAGAAAATGGCTACAGCCTGATTCGCAAAATTAGAGCGCTCGATACCGCGTCGAAAAATATTCCCGCTGTGGCGCTGACAGCTTATGCTAGAGCAGAAGACCGGACGCAGGCTCTTTTGTCAGGCTTCCAGCTACACGTCCCCAAGCCAGTCGATCCAGCCGAGTTAGCTGCCGTAATTGCCAACCTCGCCGGACGCACTGGACAAGTTTGA
- a CDS encoding Uma2 family endonuclease — protein sequence MSPITQTPLPQLSITWPLLPEDFTLPDDPVENTDQPPLAAALRQPLTAFPNLIQDALIVSNFALCAAIEGRIICKAPDWMYVRPVQPWTRPYPRRSYTPHTEGTIPQVVMEFLSATYGEEYSVEFTEGVGKWFFYERVVQVPRYVIFRPDTGRVEVYGLESQRYQLQTPDEAGRYWIPGLDLFLGVWQGSHEGRNGYWLRWWNAQGELLLWSEERAEQERLRAERLAERLRQMGVDPDQL from the coding sequence GTGTCTCCCATCACTCAAACCCCCCTACCGCAACTATCAATTACCTGGCCTCTGCTGCCAGAAGATTTTACCCTACCAGACGATCCTGTGGAGAATACAGATCAACCACCATTAGCTGCTGCTTTGCGCCAGCCTTTGACCGCTTTTCCGAACTTAATACAAGATGCCCTCATCGTGTCTAACTTTGCCTTGTGTGCCGCCATTGAGGGGCGAATCATCTGCAAAGCACCAGACTGGATGTATGTGCGTCCGGTGCAACCTTGGACTCGTCCTTATCCGCGTCGCAGCTACACGCCACATACTGAGGGAACAATACCCCAAGTGGTGATGGAGTTTCTTTCTGCTACTTATGGCGAAGAATATTCGGTGGAATTTACCGAAGGTGTGGGTAAGTGGTTTTTTTATGAAAGAGTAGTTCAAGTGCCTCGCTATGTTATCTTTCGACCAGATACGGGGCGCGTCGAAGTTTATGGGCTAGAGTCGCAGCGTTACCAACTGCAAACACCCGATGAGGCGGGACGTTATTGGATTCCCGGATTAGATTTATTTCTGGGAGTTTGGCAAGGAAGCCATGAAGGTAGAAACGGCTATTGGCTGCGGTGGTGGAATGCCCAAGGGGAGTTGTTGCTGTGGTCAGAAGAACGGGCTGAACAAGAACGTCTTCGCGCTGAAAGATTAGCAGAAAGGCTGCGTCAGATGGGGGTTGACCCAGATCAATTGTGA
- a CDS encoding gamma-glutamyltransferase: MPSFLPSKQIAFITIAVSVTVSWCHTAPAAFIEPLRSKQGMVVSAHPLGSEAGVSMLRKGGNAVDAAVATAFAISVVEPFSAGIGGGGFLLLRLEKTGEIKALDFRERAPLKATRDMYLDAAGKVRPNVSVDGHLSVAVPGTVAGLYEIHRQYGKLSWQEVVAPSVKLAQDGFIVSRRFVAAAERRKEPLLKNPAARQVFTRNGAMYQPGERLIQTDLAKTLQAIAQNPQSFYTGNIARAIANDMAKNGGLITLEDLRTYKTTWRTPVCGNFRQSRICSMPPPSSGGVHLLEILNIIGGTPSPNPRLIEGSGDVKARLVDGEANDLKSKGWHHPDTLHLMIEAMRIAYADRAEHLGDPDFVKVPVSSLINPAYAAERRQEISMNRARLSSEVKPADKETLQRLARESNDTTHLTVVDENRNTVSLTFTVNYGFGSGVVVPGTGILLNDEMDDFAAAPGVPNAYGLVGGEANAIAPRKIPLSSMTPTIVTENGKLRMAVGAPGGSTIITTVLQVVLNVLEYGMDAGQAVSAPRIHHQWLPDQVNVEPFGLDVATIAELRRRGHKIEERSPWGNANAIVVTPDGFLEGAADPRGEGAPSGY; encoded by the coding sequence ATGCCAAGTTTTCTCCCCTCTAAACAAATTGCCTTTATCACAATTGCTGTCTCTGTAACTGTTTCTTGGTGCCATACAGCACCAGCCGCATTTATCGAACCCCTCAGAAGCAAGCAGGGTATGGTTGTCTCCGCCCATCCATTAGGTAGTGAAGCGGGAGTTTCCATGCTACGCAAAGGCGGTAACGCGGTTGATGCAGCAGTGGCTACAGCTTTCGCTATCTCTGTGGTAGAACCTTTTTCCGCAGGTATCGGTGGCGGTGGGTTTTTGTTGCTGCGCTTGGAGAAAACTGGCGAAATCAAAGCCCTCGACTTTCGGGAACGCGCACCCTTGAAAGCTACCCGCGATATGTACCTGGATGCGGCGGGAAAAGTGCGTCCCAATGTCAGTGTAGATGGACATCTGTCGGTGGCGGTGCCGGGAACCGTAGCAGGACTGTATGAAATTCATCGCCAGTACGGTAAGTTATCTTGGCAGGAAGTTGTGGCACCGTCAGTTAAGTTGGCGCAAGATGGTTTTATTGTTAGCCGCCGCTTTGTCGCCGCTGCTGAACGGAGAAAGGAACCGTTATTAAAAAATCCGGCGGCGCGTCAAGTTTTTACGCGCAATGGGGCAATGTATCAGCCGGGAGAAAGACTGATACAAACAGATTTAGCCAAAACATTACAAGCGATCGCGCAAAATCCCCAAAGCTTCTACACTGGCAACATTGCCAGGGCTATAGCCAACGACATGGCAAAAAACGGTGGTTTAATTACACTCGAAGACCTCAGAACCTACAAAACCACTTGGCGTACCCCAGTCTGCGGCAATTTCCGCCAATCTCGTATTTGTTCAATGCCGCCACCTTCCTCCGGAGGCGTTCACCTACTAGAAATATTAAATATTATTGGGGGAACCCCATCTCCCAACCCCCGGTTAATTGAGGGGTCTGGCGACGTGAAGGCTAGGTTAGTTGACGGGGAGGCTAACGACCTGAAATCTAAAGGATGGCATCATCCCGACACGCTACATCTAATGATCGAAGCGATGCGAATTGCCTATGCAGATCGTGCCGAACATCTAGGCGATCCTGATTTTGTGAAAGTCCCAGTCTCATCACTAATTAATCCTGCCTATGCCGCTGAAAGACGACAGGAAATTAGTATGAATAGGGCTAGATTATCCAGCGAGGTGAAACCAGCAGATAAGGAAACTCTACAACGCCTTGCTCGCGAATCAAACGATACCACCCATCTAACGGTGGTAGATGAGAATCGCAACACAGTCAGCCTTACCTTTACAGTTAACTACGGCTTTGGTTCCGGGGTAGTTGTACCCGGTACCGGGATTCTCTTAAACGACGAGATGGACGACTTTGCTGCTGCGCCTGGAGTGCCTAACGCCTATGGTTTGGTGGGCGGTGAGGCGAATGCGATCGCACCTCGCAAAATTCCCCTCTCCAGCATGACACCCACCATTGTCACCGAAAATGGTAAACTCCGCATGGCTGTTGGTGCGCCCGGAGGCAGCACCATTATTACCACCGTCCTGCAAGTCGTTCTCAACGTCTTAGAATACGGCATGGATGCCGGACAAGCTGTGTCCGCCCCTCGCATCCATCATCAATGGCTTCCCGACCAGGTGAATGTAGAACCTTTTGGTTTAGATGTCGCTACCATAGCAGAACTGCGTCGTCGCGGTCACAAAATCGAAGAGCGATCGCCTTGGGGTAATGCTAACGCGATCGTAGTAACACCGGACGGATTTTTAGAAGGTGCAGCAGATCCTCGCGGTGAAGGTGCGCCTAGCGGTTATTAG